One window of the Niallia circulans genome contains the following:
- a CDS encoding VirB6/TrbL-like conjugal transfer protein, CD1112 family, protein MRGCLEDLEEMIIEVFFNMVKGAIESLLGHTAEIFEKSIDNVQSGIIETPEQFSPNLVETLRTISETAVMPIAGLILTYAFCYEIYNLVVEKNRGNEFDTGQMFFLIFKAAIIITLIKIALI, encoded by the coding sequence ATGAGAGGTTGTCTAGAAGATCTAGAAGAAATGATAATTGAAGTTTTCTTCAACATGGTAAAAGGCGCGATTGAATCATTATTAGGACATACAGCTGAAATATTTGAAAAAAGTATTGATAATGTCCAATCGGGAATAATTGAAACACCTGAACAGTTTTCACCTAATTTAGTTGAAACGTTAAGGACTATATCAGAAACGGCAGTCATGCCTATTGCTGGTTTGATATTAACCTATGCTTTTTGTTACGAGATTTATAATCTTGTCGTTGAAAAAAACAGAGGAAATGAATTTGATACAGGACAGATGTTTTTTCTAATATTTAAAGCAGCGATTATCATTACTTTAATTAAAATAGCTTTGATATAA
- a CDS encoding YdiK family protein, which produces MRRSPLFSGIIYIIFGAFFIYFAVHDLQRNQEWGFYTYLLVILATFDIGSGIKLINFHFFLKKNQRDTKKPKQ; this is translated from the coding sequence ATGAGAAGATCACCGCTATTTTCAGGAATTATATATATTATATTTGGAGCTTTCTTTATATACTTTGCAGTACATGATTTACAACGAAACCAAGAATGGGGATTCTATACATATTTACTAGTCATCCTCGCAACCTTTGATATCGGTTCAGGAATTAAGCTAATCAATTTTCACTTTTTCCTGAAAAAAAACCAACGCGATACTAAAAAACCAAAACAATAA
- a CDS encoding helix-turn-helix domain-containing protein, translating into MSKYNFFGEEIKRIRNAKKMTINELSEKSSVSSSYISQIENGKRDTPTPELEADVFFTNSKQLSAYLNMSWNTIVEQKMKLLREHIYLNRISHLKN; encoded by the coding sequence ATGAGCAAGTATAATTTTTTTGGAGAAGAAATTAAACGTATAAGAAATGCGAAAAAAATGACTATTAACGAATTAAGTGAAAAATCCTCCGTCTCTTCTTCCTATATCTCACAGATTGAAAATGGAAAAAGGGATACCCCTACACCGGAGTTAGAAGCTGACGTTTTCTTTACGAATTCGAAACAACTATCTGCTTATTTAAATATGTCGTGGAATACGATTGTCGAACAGAAAATGAAATTGCTAAGGGAACACATTTATTTGAATCGAATATCACATTTGAAGAACTAA
- the rimI gene encoding ribosomal protein S18-alanine N-acetyltransferase, which produces MSTFEFRNMTVADIDNVFKIETISFSTPWSKEAFYNELTQNRFAKYIVIQYEDGLVGYCGVWIVVDEAHITNIAILPDFRGKKLGEMLLTKIMEEARKLGATTMTLEVRVTNEVAQNLYRKLGFQNGAIRKKYYTDNQEDALVMWVKL; this is translated from the coding sequence ATGTCAACGTTTGAATTTCGCAATATGACAGTCGCGGATATCGATAATGTTTTTAAAATCGAAACGATTTCTTTTAGTACTCCATGGAGCAAAGAGGCTTTTTATAATGAGCTGACCCAAAATCGGTTTGCAAAATATATTGTCATCCAATATGAAGACGGGCTTGTTGGATATTGTGGTGTATGGATTGTTGTAGATGAAGCACATATTACAAATATCGCTATTCTGCCTGATTTCAGAGGGAAAAAACTTGGTGAAATGCTGCTTACAAAGATTATGGAAGAAGCAAGAAAGCTTGGTGCAACTACTATGACACTAGAAGTTCGTGTAACTAATGAAGTAGCACAAAATTTATATAGAAAACTTGGATTTCAAAATGGAGCAATCAGAAAGAAGTATTATACAGATAATCAAGAAGATGCTTTAGTAATGTGGGTGAAATTATGA
- the moaC gene encoding cyclic pyranopterin monophosphate synthase MoaC, with the protein MGEFTHFNHEGRAKMVDISEKSETVRIATAQSSIKVREEIYQKITNLEIKKGDVLAVGQVAGIMAAKKTADIIPMCHPIMLKGVDISFRWEEEAGFFHLIISATVKTVGSTGVEMEALTAASVTALTIYDMCKSMDKGMVIGHTYLVEKSGGKSGNYKREQ; encoded by the coding sequence ATGGGGGAGTTTACACATTTTAATCATGAGGGCCGTGCAAAAATGGTTGATATCTCAGAAAAAAGTGAAACCGTTCGCATAGCTACTGCTCAATCTAGCATTAAAGTAAGGGAAGAAATCTATCAGAAAATCACAAATTTAGAAATCAAAAAAGGGGATGTCTTAGCTGTTGGGCAAGTGGCAGGAATTATGGCTGCTAAGAAAACGGCTGATATTATCCCTATGTGTCACCCAATTATGTTGAAGGGTGTCGATATATCGTTTCGATGGGAAGAAGAGGCAGGATTTTTCCACCTAATTATTTCAGCAACGGTAAAGACAGTTGGGAGTACGGGTGTGGAAATGGAAGCCTTAACTGCTGCTTCTGTTACAGCGTTAACTATTTATGATATGTGTAAAAGCATGGATAAAGGGATGGTAATTGGGCACACCTATTTAGTTGAGAAATCAGGTGGAAAAAGCGGCAATTACAAAAGAGAGCAGTAG
- a CDS encoding ABC-F family ATP-binding cassette domain-containing protein has protein sequence MILLQVNQLTKHFGAELILSNIKLEVQARDRIALVGRNGAGKSTLLKIIAGQLSYDSGEIIKPKNVEIGYLAQNTGLESNLSIWDEMLTVFHELQIKEKHLRKLEQQMSDPGTIENPDAFEKILKEYDNLQYEFKESGGYQYEADIRSVLHGLNFNTFDYSTKISSLSGGQKTRLALAKLLLTTPDILILDEPTNHLDIETLSWLEQYLQGYKGAVLIVSHDRYFLDKVVTQVYEISRHHIQKFLGNYSGYLEQKAENYEREMKLYEKQQDEIAKLETFIQKNLARASTTKRAQSRRKTLDKMERMDRPDGNEKSASFGFEITKQTGNDVLKMDDLSIGYKDNTVSKHISFQIKRGDSVALVGPNGVGKSTLLKTIIEKLPKHAGSISLGSNVMLGYYDQEQAELTSNKRVLNELWDDFPLTPEKDIRTVLGNFLFSGDDVLKTVNSLSGGEKARLALSKLMMEKPNVLILDEPTNHLDLDSKEVLENALIDYPGTILFVSHDRYFINRIATKVIELSAEGSTEFLGDYDYYVEKKLEQAEIKALEATASIQVERDNGTEEKTSYQMDKEAKKLERQRIRRIEEIETTIEELELKVSEQETLLCEPEIFQNHAKVLELNNSLEQLKGQIDRLMDEWTELSDK, from the coding sequence ATGATACTATTACAAGTAAATCAGCTAACCAAACACTTTGGAGCTGAACTTATCTTATCAAATATAAAATTAGAAGTACAAGCAAGAGATAGAATCGCTCTCGTGGGAAGAAATGGTGCCGGGAAGTCTACCTTATTAAAAATAATTGCAGGACAACTGTCTTATGACTCTGGTGAAATCATAAAACCGAAAAATGTCGAAATAGGCTATCTCGCCCAAAATACAGGGCTTGAATCAAATCTTTCCATTTGGGATGAGATGTTAACTGTATTCCACGAACTTCAAATTAAAGAGAAGCATTTAAGAAAACTGGAACAACAGATGTCGGATCCTGGCACTATCGAGAACCCAGATGCTTTTGAGAAAATTTTAAAAGAATATGACAATCTGCAATACGAATTTAAGGAAAGTGGCGGCTATCAATACGAAGCAGATATTCGTTCCGTTTTACACGGACTTAACTTTAATACATTCGATTACAGCACTAAAATTTCCTCTTTAAGTGGTGGGCAGAAAACAAGACTGGCATTAGCTAAACTACTGCTTACGACACCAGATATTTTAATTCTAGATGAGCCGACTAACCATTTAGATATTGAAACACTTTCCTGGTTAGAGCAATACTTGCAAGGCTATAAAGGAGCCGTCTTAATCGTTTCCCATGACCGTTACTTCCTTGACAAAGTAGTAACACAAGTCTATGAAATATCCAGACATCATATTCAAAAGTTTCTCGGTAACTATAGCGGTTATCTTGAGCAAAAAGCAGAAAATTATGAGCGTGAAATGAAACTTTATGAAAAGCAGCAAGATGAAATTGCCAAACTAGAAACATTTATTCAAAAAAACTTAGCACGTGCATCTACTACCAAAAGAGCACAAAGCCGTAGAAAGACATTGGATAAAATGGAACGGATGGATCGTCCAGACGGAAATGAAAAATCAGCTTCTTTTGGGTTTGAAATTACAAAACAAACAGGAAATGATGTTTTAAAAATGGATGATCTTTCTATTGGTTATAAAGATAATACTGTCTCCAAACACATATCCTTCCAAATAAAACGAGGAGATAGCGTGGCATTAGTCGGACCAAATGGTGTTGGTAAATCTACTTTATTAAAGACAATTATTGAAAAGCTGCCAAAGCATGCTGGCTCCATTTCACTTGGATCAAATGTCATGCTCGGCTACTATGATCAAGAACAAGCAGAATTGACATCAAACAAACGCGTATTAAATGAATTATGGGATGACTTCCCACTAACTCCTGAAAAAGATATCCGAACAGTGCTTGGTAACTTCTTATTCTCTGGTGATGATGTTTTAAAAACAGTTAACTCATTAAGCGGCGGGGAAAAAGCGCGTTTAGCATTATCTAAATTAATGATGGAAAAACCCAATGTATTAATTTTGGACGAGCCAACTAACCATTTAGATTTAGATAGTAAAGAAGTACTGGAGAATGCTCTAATTGATTATCCGGGCACCATTTTATTTGTTTCACATGATCGTTATTTTATAAATAGAATCGCAACAAAAGTGATTGAATTAAGTGCAGAAGGATCTACAGAATTTCTAGGTGACTACGACTATTATGTGGAAAAAAAATTAGAACAAGCAGAGATTAAAGCATTGGAAGCAACGGCTTCTATTCAGGTTGAACGTGACAATGGTACAGAAGAAAAGACATCTTACCAGATGGATAAGGAAGCAAAAAAGCTAGAAAGACAAAGAATAAGAAGAATTGAAGAAATTGAAACAACGATCGAAGAACTAGAATTAAAAGTATCAGAACAGGAAACTCTCCTATGTGAACCTGAAATCTTTCAGAATCATGCTAAGGTTTTAGAGTTAAATAACAGCCTTGAACAGTTAAAAGGTCAAATTGATCGTTTAATGGATGAATGGACCGAATTGTCAGATAAGTAA
- a CDS encoding ATP-binding protein, translating into MPFDKKQNLLFTGNYGTGKSHLSVSITKKLIEQGYECLFLSLPKLLTKIKQTYNKEGITEAELLQVIQRVDLLVFDDIGAEQRTV; encoded by the coding sequence ATTCCTTTTGATAAAAAACAAAATCTTTTATTTACAGGAAACTACGGAACTGGAAAAAGTCATCTATCTGTCTCTATTACTAAAAAATTGATAGAACAAGGATATGAATGTTTGTTTTTATCACTTCCTAAGTTGTTGACAAAAATTAAGCAAACTTACAATAAGGAAGGGATAACAGAGGCAGAGTTATTACAAGTTATACAACGTGTGGATTTATTAGTGTTTGATGATATAGGAGCTGAGCAACGCACAGTATAG
- a CDS encoding CPBP family intramembrane glutamic endopeptidase yields the protein MKKEYWIIIIAYIAMQLSTFVGVPVILFIAGLLGYNPASKAIQFQSNIIWLIFSFVVTLIICLFLLRKEMRNPMRSDMMNIPSSIGWAIGGIFLSLFAQTFAGIIERLLGIEAGSENTEQIMQLINAAPLVIIVVSVIGPILEEIVFRKIIFGSLYKRFGFFISALISSLIFAVAHRDFTHILLYASMGFTFAFLYVRTKRILVPIFAHVAMNSFVVIMQLNYDRIIEWQEKYSGVTHFIGGFL from the coding sequence TTGAAAAAAGAATATTGGATTATCATCATAGCTTACATTGCCATGCAGCTCTCTACTTTTGTTGGAGTTCCTGTTATTCTCTTTATCGCTGGTTTGCTTGGATATAACCCAGCATCTAAAGCGATTCAATTTCAATCTAACATTATTTGGTTGATATTTAGTTTTGTCGTTACCCTTATAATCTGTCTTTTTCTGTTAAGAAAAGAAATGAGAAATCCAATGCGCTCCGATATGATGAATATTCCTTCTTCTATCGGCTGGGCAATTGGGGGGATTTTTCTATCTTTATTTGCACAAACCTTTGCAGGCATAATCGAACGACTATTAGGCATAGAAGCTGGATCGGAAAACACAGAGCAAATCATGCAACTTATTAATGCTGCACCTCTTGTCATTATCGTAGTAAGTGTGATTGGACCCATTCTCGAGGAAATAGTGTTTCGTAAAATTATTTTCGGCTCCCTATATAAGCGGTTCGGATTTTTTATCTCTGCACTAATTAGTTCCCTTATCTTTGCGGTTGCTCATAGAGATTTCACCCATATTCTACTATATGCAAGCATGGGATTTACATTTGCTTTCCTATATGTGAGGACCAAAAGAATCCTTGTGCCGATCTTCGCTCATGTCGCAATGAATTCGTTCGTAGTTATCATGCAATTAAACTATGATAGAATTATCGAATGGCAGGAAAAGTACTCAGGCGTCACACACTTTATTGGAGGATTTTTATAA
- the tsaD gene encoding tRNA (adenosine(37)-N6)-threonylcarbamoyltransferase complex transferase subunit TsaD: protein MKNNNVIIMGMETSCDETAVSIVKNGTEILSNIVSSQIESHKRFGGVVPEIASRHHVEQITIVIEEALSKAEISYEDIDAIAVTEGPGLVGALLIGVNAAKAISFAHDIPLVGVHHIAGHIYANRLVDNLEFPLLALVVSGGHTELVLMKEHGHFEVIGETRDDAAGEAYDKVARTLQLPYPGGPHIDRLAGEGNPKAVKLPRAWIEGTYDFSFSGLKSAVINTVHNAEQRGEVIRPEDLAASFQESVVDVLVSKTLEAAKEYKVKQVVLAGGVAANKGLRTVLAEKFKQLDSVKLTIPPLSLCTDNAAMIAAAGTVFFEKGQRAHLDLNGNPGLDITIHNE, encoded by the coding sequence ATGAAGAATAATAATGTAATAATAATGGGCATGGAAACAAGCTGTGATGAAACGGCTGTTTCTATTGTAAAAAACGGAACAGAAATCCTTTCTAATATTGTTTCTTCTCAAATAGAAAGTCATAAACGATTTGGCGGAGTAGTTCCAGAAATTGCTTCGAGACATCATGTGGAGCAAATTACGATTGTGATTGAAGAGGCCCTCTCAAAAGCAGAGATAAGCTATGAGGATATTGATGCTATTGCTGTAACAGAAGGTCCTGGTTTAGTAGGTGCTCTTTTAATAGGGGTAAATGCAGCTAAAGCAATAAGTTTTGCACATGATATCCCCTTAGTTGGTGTACATCATATTGCAGGACATATATATGCTAATCGACTTGTGGATAACTTAGAATTTCCTTTATTAGCGCTTGTGGTTTCTGGTGGACATACCGAATTAGTGTTAATGAAAGAGCATGGCCATTTTGAGGTTATTGGAGAAACAAGGGATGATGCGGCTGGCGAAGCATATGATAAAGTTGCAAGGACGCTCCAGCTTCCTTATCCAGGTGGACCTCATATTGATCGATTAGCAGGAGAAGGAAACCCAAAAGCTGTTAAGCTTCCAAGAGCATGGATAGAAGGTACGTATGATTTTAGTTTCAGTGGATTAAAATCAGCAGTTATCAACACTGTGCATAACGCTGAACAACGTGGTGAAGTTATTAGACCAGAGGACTTGGCTGCTAGTTTTCAGGAAAGTGTAGTGGATGTATTAGTTTCAAAGACTTTGGAAGCAGCAAAGGAATACAAGGTAAAACAAGTTGTATTAGCGGGCGGTGTTGCTGCTAACAAGGGTTTAAGAACAGTACTTGCCGAGAAATTTAAACAGTTAGATTCAGTTAAGTTAACCATTCCTCCATTATCTTTATGTACAGATAATGCAGCAATGATAGCAGCAGCTGGCACAGTTTTCTTCGAAAAAGGACAGCGAGCACACCTGGATTTAAACGGAAATCCAGGATTAGATATAACTATCCACAACGAGTAG
- a CDS encoding redox-sensing transcriptional repressor Rex, with translation MHNEVMKIPQATAKRLPLYYRFLKNLHSSGKQRVSSAELSEAVKVDSATIRRDFSYFGALGKKGYGYNVNYLLSFFRKTLDQDELTKVALIGVGNLGVAFLKYNFLKNNNTKIEVGFDVIEEKIGTLVNDVPIHHMDDLEKVLQENGVEVAILTVPASAAQVITDRLVESNIKGILNFTPARLNVPSNVRVHHIDLAVELQSLVYFLKHYPTPDAEVEVEETEE, from the coding sequence ATGCATAATGAGGTAATGAAGATACCGCAGGCAACAGCGAAGCGGTTACCATTATATTATCGTTTTTTAAAAAACTTACATTCATCGGGAAAGCAGAGAGTGTCTTCCGCTGAATTAAGTGAAGCAGTAAAGGTTGATTCTGCTACAATAAGACGGGATTTTTCTTATTTTGGTGCTCTTGGAAAAAAGGGATATGGTTATAATGTAAACTATTTATTGTCATTTTTCCGTAAAACATTAGATCAAGATGAACTAACAAAGGTTGCTTTAATTGGTGTTGGTAATCTTGGGGTTGCCTTTTTAAAATATAACTTCTTAAAAAATAATAACACAAAAATAGAAGTGGGATTCGATGTGATAGAAGAAAAGATTGGCACTTTAGTGAACGATGTGCCGATTCATCATATGGATGATCTAGAGAAAGTTCTACAAGAAAATGGAGTAGAAGTGGCGATATTAACGGTTCCTGCAAGTGCTGCTCAGGTAATTACTGATCGTTTAGTGGAAAGTAATATTAAAGGAATATTGAACTTTACTCCTGCTCGTCTAAATGTGCCATCAAATGTACGAGTTCATCATATTGACTTAGCAGTAGAGCTGCAATCTCTTGTTTATTTCTTAAAACATTATCCTACTCCGGATGCGGAAGTAGAGGTTGAGGAAACGGAAGAATAA
- the tsaB gene encoding tRNA (adenosine(37)-N6)-threonylcarbamoyltransferase complex dimerization subunit type 1 TsaB yields the protein MKILAIDTSNFVLGVALYENGKVIGEYITNLKKNHSIRAMPAIEQLMKDCDIKPKDLSKIVVAKGPGSYTGVRIGVTIAKTLAWTLNIPLVGVSSLEVLAASVGRYFDGYVSPLFDARRGQIYTGLYQFSRNDIEIVKNDQLILSTDWIEELVPLKQRILFVGNDLPIHQDILIEGLGEFAQLTDAVDFNPRPSILAMLGEAREGEAIHTFTPNYIRLAEAEANWLKANKIEKKEDRG from the coding sequence ATGAAGATATTAGCAATAGATACATCAAATTTTGTTTTAGGGGTTGCCTTATATGAGAATGGGAAGGTAATCGGGGAGTATATTACAAACCTAAAAAAGAATCATTCGATTAGAGCAATGCCAGCAATTGAACAGTTAATGAAGGACTGTGATATTAAACCAAAGGATCTTTCTAAAATCGTGGTAGCAAAAGGTCCAGGATCTTATACAGGAGTGCGTATTGGTGTTACCATTGCGAAAACACTGGCTTGGACATTGAACATCCCACTTGTGGGTGTTTCTAGTTTAGAAGTGCTTGCTGCATCTGTGGGAAGATACTTTGATGGATATGTTTCTCCCTTATTTGATGCAAGAAGAGGACAGATTTACACAGGACTTTATCAATTTAGCAGAAATGATATTGAGATCGTAAAAAATGATCAGTTAATCCTTTCAACTGATTGGATAGAGGAACTTGTCCCATTAAAACAGCGAATATTGTTTGTAGGAAATGACTTACCTATACACCAAGATATCTTAATAGAAGGATTAGGAGAGTTTGCTCAGTTAACCGATGCTGTGGACTTTAATCCTAGACCGTCTATCCTTGCAATGTTAGGAGAAGCTAGAGAGGGAGAAGCGATACATACGTTTACCCCTAATTATATTCGCTTAGCAGAAGCAGAGGCCAATTGGTTGAAGGCAAATAAAATAGAGAAAAAGGAAGACAGGGGATAA
- the groL gene encoding chaperonin GroEL (60 kDa chaperone family; promotes refolding of misfolded polypeptides especially under stressful conditions; forms two stacked rings of heptamers to form a barrel-shaped 14mer; ends can be capped by GroES; misfolded proteins enter the barrel where they are refolded when GroES binds), producing MAKDIKFSEEARRAMLRGVDALADAVKVTLGPKGRNVVLEKKYGSPLITNDGVTIAKEIELEDAFENMGAKLVAEVASKTNDVAGDGTTTATVLAQAMIREGLKNVTAGANPMGIRKGMDRAISTAIEELKAISKPIEGKASIAQVAAISSADEEVGQLIAEAMERVGNDGVITIEESKGFTTELDVVEGMQFDRGYVSPYMVTDSDKMEAVLENPYILITDKKITNIQEILPVLEQVVQQGKPLLIVAEDVEGEANATLVLNKLRGTFTAVAVKAPGFGDRRKAMLEDIAVLTGGQVITEDLGLELKTTSIESLGRAAKVVITKETTTIVEGAGSTEDIQARVNQIRVQLEETTSEFDREKLQERLAKLSGGVAVVKVGAATETELKERKLRIEDALNSTRAAVEEGIVAGGGTALLNVYNKVAAIQAEGDEATGINIVLRAIEEPVRQIAFNAGLEGSVIVEKLKNEPVGTGFNAANGEWVNMIEAGIVDPTKVTRSALQNAGSVAAMFLTTEAVVADKPEPAGQGAAMPDMGGMGGMGGMM from the coding sequence ATGGCTAAAGATATTAAATTTAGTGAAGAAGCTCGCCGTGCAATGCTGCGTGGGGTAGACGCTCTAGCAGACGCTGTTAAAGTAACGCTTGGACCAAAAGGACGCAACGTGGTTCTTGAGAAAAAATATGGTTCACCACTTATTACAAATGATGGTGTAACAATTGCAAAAGAAATCGAATTAGAAGATGCGTTTGAAAACATGGGTGCAAAACTAGTTGCAGAAGTAGCAAGCAAAACAAATGATGTTGCTGGAGACGGTACAACAACAGCAACAGTTCTAGCACAAGCAATGATTCGTGAAGGACTTAAAAACGTTACTGCTGGAGCTAACCCAATGGGTATCCGTAAAGGGATGGACAGAGCAATCTCAACTGCGATTGAGGAATTAAAAGCTATCTCTAAACCAATCGAAGGCAAAGCTTCTATTGCACAAGTTGCTGCTATTTCTTCTGCAGATGAAGAAGTAGGACAATTAATTGCTGAAGCAATGGAACGCGTTGGTAACGATGGTGTTATCACAATCGAAGAATCAAAAGGTTTCACTACTGAGCTAGACGTAGTAGAAGGTATGCAGTTCGACCGTGGATATGTATCACCTTACATGGTAACTGACTCAGATAAAATGGAAGCTGTTCTTGAAAATCCATATATCTTAATTACAGATAAAAAGATTACAAACATTCAAGAAATTTTACCAGTGTTAGAGCAAGTTGTTCAACAAGGTAAACCATTATTAATCGTTGCCGAAGACGTTGAAGGCGAAGCAAATGCTACATTAGTATTAAACAAACTTCGCGGTACGTTCACTGCAGTAGCTGTTAAAGCTCCTGGATTCGGTGATCGTCGTAAAGCAATGCTAGAAGATATCGCTGTTTTAACAGGCGGTCAAGTAATTACAGAAGATCTTGGCTTAGAACTTAAGACAACATCTATTGAATCATTAGGTCGCGCTGCAAAAGTAGTAATCACAAAAGAAACTACAACAATTGTAGAAGGTGCTGGTTCAACAGAAGATATCCAAGCACGTGTAAATCAAATCCGTGTTCAATTAGAAGAAACTACTTCTGAATTTGACCGTGAAAAATTACAAGAACGTCTTGCAAAACTTTCTGGTGGTGTAGCAGTAGTGAAAGTTGGTGCTGCAACAGAAACAGAATTAAAAGAACGCAAACTACGTATCGAAGATGCTCTAAACTCTACTCGCGCTGCTGTGGAAGAAGGTATCGTAGCAGGTGGTGGTACAGCACTTCTAAACGTATACAATAAAGTAGCTGCTATCCAAGCAGAAGGTGACGAAGCAACTGGTATCAATATCGTTCTACGCGCGATCGAAGAACCAGTTCGTCAAATCGCATTCAACGCAGGTCTAGAAGGATCCGTAATCGTTGAAAAATTGAAAAACGAACCAGTAGGAACAGGATTCAACGCTGCTAACGGCGAATGGGTAAACATGATCGAAGCTGGTATCGTTGACCCAACTAAAGTTACTCGTTCTGCATTACAAAACGCAGGTTCAGTAGCTGCAATGTTCTTAACTACTGAAGCTGTCGTAGCTGACAAGCCAGAGCCAGCTGGTCAAGGTGCTGCAATGCCTGACATGGGTGGCATGGGCGGAATGGGCGGCATGATGTAA
- the groES gene encoding co-chaperone GroES: MLKPLGDRIIIELVETEEKTASGIVLPDSAKEKPQEGKVVAVGTGRVLDNGERAALEVSVDDRIIFSKYSGTEVKYEGKEYLILRESDILAIIG, encoded by the coding sequence TTGTTAAAGCCATTAGGAGATCGCATTATTATTGAGCTTGTTGAAACAGAAGAAAAAACTGCAAGTGGTATCGTATTACCAGACTCTGCTAAAGAAAAGCCTCAAGAAGGTAAAGTAGTAGCTGTAGGAACTGGTCGTGTACTAGACAACGGAGAACGTGCTGCGCTTGAAGTATCTGTTGATGACCGCATTATCTTCTCAAAATACTCTGGTACTGAAGTGAAGTACGAAGGGAAAGAATACTTAATCCTTCGCGAAAGCGACATTTTAGCTATTATTGGCTAA